The Aestuariibaculum lutulentum genome segment GGTGCACTTCATAGTGGTGTTTTACCAACAGTATTTATGCCAGGTGAAGGAATATTTGAGATTAAATTTGATGGGACACAATTGGTTTGGAGTCTAACAACCTATGATGGTACACAAAAAAGTTCGGTATCCTCGGCATCTACCAGTGAAAGCGGTAAATGTGATGCTAAACTGGATGGGGCATATTCCGTTTATCCAAATCCGGTTTCAACCATATTATATATTGAACAAAACATCATGGAAAATAATGTTTCTGTTTTGGTAATTAATATGTACGGATTTGTAGTCATCGATGCAGGAACATTTGATAGCCCTCTTAGTACTAAGGAAATCAATATGTCAAGTTTACCAACAGGTCTATATGTTGTTAGGATAGCCAGTGAATCAGAATTAAGAACCTATAATATTTTAAAAGAATAAATATTTCTATGAATTTAAGGCAAGGGTTACTTCTTATTTGTATATTTTTTCTGTTAACCTATTCAGGTTTCGGCCAAAATAGTTCTATAGATAGTATTAAAAGAATTGTTAACTCAGGAGTAAGAGATACATCTATGGTAACAGCTTTAAATGCAATGAGTAAAGCAGTTTTAAGAGAAAATATTACCGAAGCCAAATTGTACGCAGAACAAGCTAATGAATTGGCTGTTGAATTAGATTTTAAAAAAGGGAAAGCATATGCTTTAAATAATATTGGTCTTACTCAATATTTTCAAGGAAGATATTTAGATGTACTTAATTCCTGGACGGAGTCTTTAAAAGAATTCGAGTCAATTCATGATACTATTGGAATGGCTAATTTGGTCAATAATTTGGGGGCTGTCTATTATAGTCAGGGAAGTAATGTTAGGGCTATGGATTATTATTTACGTTCTTTAAGTATTTCTGAAAAATTAAAGGATCCTTTTAGAATTTCGTCGGCATTATTAAATATAGGAGGCTTATATGCAGAGATGCAGAACTATGATAAGGCTCTCGAATATTACAATAGATGTAATGAATTTAAGGATAATTTGAATGATTCGCAGCTTATTATCAGTTATTTGATGGGTGTTGGAGAGGTTTATTATAAAAAAGGACTTTACAATGAAGCGCTTTATTATTACCAAGAGGCATTGTCCAGTAATGAAACAGTTACATTAAGGGCAGATAATCTAATAAAAATAGGTAAGGTTCTTTTAAAGAAGGATGAAATTCAGGAATCTATCAAATATTTTGATGAAGCTTATGAGGTGGCTAATGCAAATAACCAGCAATTATTGGTGGTTCAGGCCTTGGATGCTTTAGGAGAAGTTTATAGAAAAGAAAATTTTAATAAATCTGTTGCAGCCTACAAAGAGGCAGAAGCCTTAGCAAAAAGTATTGAAGCTAACGATGAGTTAAGAGATATATACAAAGGGTTGTCCAGTACTTATGCGATAAATAGTGATTTTGAAAAAGCTTACTACTATAATGAATTATACGTAGCTAAAAAAGATTCTTTATTTAACCTGGAAACAGATGATAAAATACGAGGACTTCAGTTTGATTTTGATTTAGAGAAAAAGGAAGATCAAATTGGTCTTTTAGAGAAAGATTCAGAAATTATGCAGCTCAAGCAAAAAAGACAAAAAAGTGTTATTCTGGTTTCTTTGTTAACTATTCTCGTTGTATTTATATCAGCGGTGGGACTATATAAACGCTATAAGTTTGTGAAGGCAACAAATCTAATTATTGAGCAGGAGAAGAAACGATCAGAAAATTTATTACACAATATTCTTCCTGAAGAAACGGCAGTTGAGTTAAAAGAAAAAGGTAAAGTAGAGGCTAAGAAGTTTGAATCTGTTACAGTATTGTTTACCGATTTTAAAGGTTTTACCTATTTTGCTAAAGATTTGTCTCCGGAAGACCTTGTAAATAGTGTAGATTATTACTTTTCCAAGTTTGACGAAATCATGGAAAAATATGGTATCGAAAAAATAAAAACTATCGGTGATGCCTATATGTGTGCCGGAGGCTTGCCATTCCCAACTTCCGATCATCCTTTTAAAGTTATTATGGCGGCTTTCGAAATTGCCCAGTTTATTGATGAATCGAAACGAAATGCCGGAAAAAATGTAACTACATTCGATATTCGTATTGGTGTTAATACCGGCCCCATAGTTGCCGGAGTTGTTGGAATTCATAAGTTCGCTTACGATATCTGGGGAGATACTGTAAATGTAGCTTCAAGAATGGAGTCGCTATCAGAACCCGGTAGAATTAATATTTCTGAAAACACTTATGATATTGTTAAGGATGTTTTCGACTGTAAATATCGGGGTGAGATTGAAGTGAAAAATCGTGGAATTATGAAAATGTTTTTCGTAAACGGAATAAAAGATCAGGGATTTTTAGATAGGCTTCAATTGAATAGGACTGCTGTTTAAATAATTTATTATATTTAATAGGAAAAATATTATAATTCAATCTTTGTTGAATCCAATGATTGTTGGAGAATAAAGCAATAGCGTATGAAAGGCTACTTAAAATTAAGAAAACATGCTCTACATATTTTAAACACAGAATTACCTGAAGAACTTTGTTATCATAATATTATTCATACGCTTGATGTTCTTAACGTGGTCAATAAATATATTCGAAGACAAAAAATTGATAATCATCATGCTAAATTATTACGCATAGGAGCTATACTTCATGATATTGGCTTTACCGTTGGAAGAGAAAATCATGAAGAAAAAGGTGTTGTTATAGCCAAGCGATTAATGCATCAGTACAACTTCTCTGAAAAAGATATTAAAATTGTTAAAGGATTGATTTTGGCCACCAAAGTGCCACAATCTCCAAAAACTAACTTGGAAAAAGTAATATGTGATTCAGATTTGGATTATCTGGGAAGGAGAGATTTTTATGTTACCGGAGATCAGCTTTTAAAAGAATTGAATAATCAGGGGTTTAATCTGGATGTTGAGGAGTGGAATAAAATGCAGATAACATTTTTGAAAGATCACAAATACCACACCGAGTTTGCTAAAAAGTACAGAAAGCCTAATAAAGTGAAACGTATAAAGGAATTAGAAAAGTTAATTGAGAATGAAATTGCGAAATAGTATTATTTCTTAATATCGAAAAGAATAAACAGTATTTCCTTTAACTGACTTCCTATTAAGTCTCTTAAAATGCGATAGGCTTTTGTAATCTGGCCTTCAACCGTTTTTACCGATATATTTAAGTATTCTGCAATTTCAATATTGGTCAATCCGTCCTGCTTACTCAGTAAAAATATTTCCTTGCATTTTTTTGGAAGTTCCTCGATCCCTTGAGTAACCATTGCTATTTTTTTAGCTAACATTTCCCCATTATCTTCATCAATTGTTTCGTTTATAGCTTCAATATAAGTGTCTTCTATTGATTGAAAAGGCTTTTCTTTGCGGTAATGACTAATAAAATTGTTAAAGGTAGATTTATATAACAGGTTTTTTATTGGTAAATCTGGGTTTAGTTTTTTTCTGTATTTCCAGGTTTTTAAAAATGTATTTTGAACAATGTCTTCTGCTGTATCATGATCTTTACATAGATTTAGTGCATAAATAAAAAGAGGCTTGTGGTAGGTGTTTATAAGGTTGGTAAAGGCCTCTTCATCTCCTTTTTGGAGTAGAAGGATTAAATTTATATTATGCTCATGTGATGCAGACATTAAATAGTTTGTGTCAAAAAAAAGGAAATGTTTCGTAAATGTCACAAAAAAAATAATAAAAAGTAAAAAAAGAAAGAATAAAAGCAAGGGTGGGTAATTTTTGTTGAGTATTAATTAAAAAAACAACGTAGTAATACATGTCTAAAGAAATAGAAGATATATTATTAAAGTATTTATCGAGATCGGCTAATCCCGAGGAATTAAGACAGCTTTCAAAATGGTTGGAAGATTCGAAAAATAAGCAAATCTTTAAAGAATTTGTGAAGACGAATTATGCTATAACTTATAGTGTAAATCATCCGAATACTAAAGCTACGGTCGAAACTTTAATGAATAAAATACGTAAGGAGCCTAAAGTATTTAAGCTTCAAACGGTATTTAAGTATGCTGCAATATTAATTTTATTTATTGCCGTTGGAATTGGTGTGTATAATGAGACGTATAAAAATGAAGAGGTTATTGTAGAAAATGCTCTAAAGGAAATCCTTCCGGGTGATCAAAAGGCAACATTGGTTTTATCTGATGGTAGCGTTGTAGATTTGGTGGCTCATCAGGACGAATTAATTTCGAAAGACGAGCTTGCAAGTATTCAAAATACAAAAGAAGGTTTAGTGTATGATGCATTAACAAATCAGGACGAATTAATTACCGAACAGCCGAAAATAAACACCTTAAATGTTCCAGTTGGTGGTGTGTATCAAATAAAATTACCTGATGGGACTAAGGTGTGGTTAAATTCGGCAACATCGTTAGAGTTTCCAGAGCGATTTGTAGGAGAGCAACGTGTGGTAACTTTAAAAGGAGAAGCCTATTTTGATGTAACGAAAAGCAAGCGTCCTTTTATAGTAAAAACCAATTCGGCAGATATCACTGTTCTCGGAACTCAGTTTAATGTGTCCTCTTATGAAGATGACGGATATTTCTCTTCAACATTAGTAGAAGGAAGCATTGCATTAAATTCAAATTTAAAGGATCAAAGTAGTACAATATTAGCACCTGGACAACGTGCCGTAATTGAAAAAATGAATCCAAGTATCGATGTGGCTTCGGTAGATACTCAAGTCTACACGGCATGGAAAGAAGGTAAGTTCTATTTCGAGCGAGAAAGTTTAGAGCAGATTCTGGTAAAAATGAGTCGTTGGTATAATGTAGATGTCATTATAGAAAATGAAAGCTTAAAAAACGAAACATTTACCGGTGTAGCGTATAAAAATAAACCGGTAGACTATTTGCTAAATATGATAAGTAAAACCACTAAAGTCAATTATAAAATAACAAAAAGTACAAGTTCAGGAAAATACGAAATAACACTAACCAAGTAATATTAGTGACAGAAAAATGGGAAATGCTGCAACATTCCCCATTTAGATTTTGTTAGCTAATAAAAACTATTAAAACTCAATAAATTAACTAAACACACAAATGTATGGAAAAAAAGTTAACCGCAACAACTTGTAGGTTACTCAGTAAACACAACCCCTTAATTATACGATTCATGAAGCGTTCTCTCATGTTATGTGTCGCATTTTTTAGTATATCAGTTTTTTCTTTTTCGCAGAAAGTAACCTTGAAAATGGGTAAAGTAAAACTTTATGAAGCCCTTAAAGAAATAACAGAATCGGCTGATGTAGACTTCTTTTATAGTGATAAAGAAGTAAATGTTGATCGCATTGTCTCTGTAAATTTTAATAATGCAGATGTTTTAGATGTACTTCATACCTTATTAGGTAACACCTATAATTTTCAAAAAAACGAAGAAGGAATTATCTTAATAAGTCCAAAATATACCACAACTTTTAAAAATGAAATAATTGTAAAGGGGGTGGTTGCCGACAACAATGGGATGCCTTTACCAGGGGTTACCGTGCTTGTTAAAGGAACTAAGTATGGAACAACAACAGATTTCGATGGTAATTATGCCATACGAGCAGATGAGTCTTCCACTTTAGTTTTTAGTTATATTGGATATAAAACAATGGAAGTTGTTTTAGAAGGAAAAACAAAAGTGGATGTTGTTTTGCAAGAAGATGTAAGCACTCTTGAAGAAGTTGTAATTACAGGTATTGTTGAACGTAAAAAGGAAAGTTTCTCAGGAGCGACTACAACCATAAAGGGCGACGAATTAAAAGCTATTGGGAACTTGAATATTATAGAAAGTTTAAAAACTTTAGATCCTTCATTTGTTATTGTTGAGGATAATTTACTGGGATCGAACCCTAACCGACTGCCAAATATTGAGTTGCGTGGTAAAACAAGTATCTCTACTGATGATATTCGCGATGAATTTGGAGGAAATCCTAATCAGCCGTTGTTCGTTTTAGATGGTTTTGAAACCACCTTAAGAACGATTATCGATTTAGATATGAATCGTGTGGCATCTATTACCTTACTAAAAGATGCTGCTTCAACCGCTTTATACGGTTCCAGAGCTGCGAATGGGGTAATAGTTGTTGAAACAAAGCGACCAGCTCAGGGGCAGTTAAAAATCAATTACACTAGCGATTTTAGAATTGAAGCTCCAGATTTAAGTGATTATAATTTAATGAATTCGAGACAAAAGCTGGAATATGAAAAATTATCCGGTTTTTGGACGGCTAGTAATCCAGAGAATTTTGAGGCCCAGTTTGGATTAGATCAGCAGTATAATAAAATATTAGCTGAAATAGAACGCGGTGTTGATACGTATTGGTTAAATGAGCCAGTACAGGTTGGGACTTCATTGGCACATTCGCTTTATGCAAGTGGTGGAGCAGAAAACATTACTTATGGTGTAGGGGTTAATTATCGCGACCAGGAAGGTGTGATGATAGGTTCTGGCAGAAGAACCTGGGGAACTAATTTAGATTTAACATACAGAAAAGGAATGTTAAATATTAGTAACCGTCTACGAATTAATGGTTATGATGCCGACGAGTCACCTTACGGCTCATTCTCGTTGTATGCTCAGGCTAATCCATATTTTAGAAAATACGATGAAAATGGAGAAATTTCAAGATTTTTAAACCTTGATCAATACTGGGATGGTAGTTATGGTAAACTATTGATTTCAAATCCATTGTATAATGCAGGTCTTAATTCTTACGATAATACCAAGAATACCCAGATTACAAATAACTTACAGGCTATATTAACAATTACGCCTAAATTGCGTTTAACCACACAGTTTCAAATTAACAAAGCGACCACTACGGCAGAAGTGTTTGTAGATCCTTCAAACACAAAATTTACCAATTTAGACTATACTCAGGCAGGTACCTATAGTTTTAATCAGTCAGAGTTATTTAGTTACAATCTTAATACCATGGCAACCTATGCAACTGTGTTAAATGAGAAGCACTCATTTACAGTGAATTTAAGAGGTGCAGTGGAAGAAAGTAATACGAGAAGAATTGGAATGAATGCAGAAGGTTTTCCAATAGGAACCAATGGGAATCCTAGCTTTGCTTTTAGCTATAAAGAAAACGCTAAACCAACTAATACAATTAATGTTTACAGAAGAGTAAATGTGGTTGGTAGTGCCAATTATAGTTATGATAAAACATATTTCATAGATTTGAATTACCGTTTAGATGGTTCTACAGTATTCGGATCAAACAATCCGTATACACCGTTCTGGTCGGCAGGTGCTGGTTGGAATCTGGCAAATCAGTTTAATTTAGATGAAGATTATGTGTCTACCTTACGATTAAGAGGAAGTGTGGGGCAAACAGGAAATCAGGGATTTGGTAACCTGGCAGATACTAGTATTTACGGATATTTAACTGGAATAAATAATTTTGGTCAGTCTATCGATTTAACTACCCTTGCAAATCCAGATTTAGAGTGGCAAAAAACTCTGGATTACAGTTTTGGTATCGAAGCCACCTTACTAAAAAACAGAATTACTACTCAATTTAACGTTTATAAAAAGTTAACCGATCCGTTAGTGGTTAAGATAGATAAACCATCGTCTACAGGTATTACATCTTATCCAATTAACGCCGGATTAATGAATACTACCGGGATTGAAAGTATGGTGAAATTCTCACCGGTATTTAATTTGAAGGACCAGATTGTTTGGACAGTAACATTAAATACAGCAACAGTAACCAGTAAATATGATAATTTCAATAACTTATTACAAAAACTAAACGAAGAGGCTACAAATAATAATTCGTTACAACGTTATTATGATGGCTATAGCCCAGACGATATGTGGGCTGTAGAGTCTCTGGGTATCGATCCTGCCACGGGAGAAGAAGTATTCTTAACTCTAGAAGGTTTGCCAACCTTTGAATACAGTTCAAAAGATATTAAGAAAATTGGAAACAGCCGCCCATCTGTCGAAGGTGTTATTGGAAACACATTCAGATACAAAGATTTTACAGTAGGTGTTAATTTAAGATACCGTTTAGGTGGTGATGTATTTAATAATGCGCTATATGAAAAGGTTGAAAATATTTCATTAAATGAGCGTATATTCAATCAGGATGTTAGAGCCTTAACAGACCGTTGGAAGAATCCTGGAGATGTTTCTCAGTTTAAATCTATCTCAAATTTTGATTCTGTTCGTATGTCATCTCGTTTTATACAGGAAGAAAATGTACTTATAGGAGAATCTATTTCTTTAGGGTATCAGTTCAGAGATAAGCCTTGGATGAAATATGTTGGATTGGAACGTTTAAATTTAAATGCTTACATGAACGATATTTTTCGAGTGTCTTCAATTCAATCGGAAAGAGGTATTAATTACCCATTTGCCAGAGCCATATCATTTAGTTTAAATGCTAATTTCTAAAAAAGATAAAATAACATGAAAATATATATGAAACATATAGTAGCACTAATAACCTTGTTGATGTTGGTGTCTTGTGATGATTATCTCGATGTAAAACCAGAAGATAAATTGTTAGAGGAGCAGGTGTTTGAGTCTGAAGCCTCAATTTTAAATGCCTTAAATGGAATTTATACCAACATGACAAAAAATAGCACTTATGGCGGAAATTTAACCATGACGGCTGTAGAAGCATTAGGGCAGCGTTATAAAGTGGCTAATACAAGTCATGATTGGAATCTTATTGCAAATTACGATTACGAATCGTCTCGAGCGATAAGTGTTTTTAACGCTATCTGGGCCGATCAATATGTTAACATTCTTAATATAAACAATTTTATAGCTGGTATAGAAGCGAATCCAGGAACGTTAGACCCGGATAAAGAAAGTATGGTATTAGGAGAGGCATACGGTTTACGAGCTATGTTGCATTTCGATTTGTTACGTTTATTCGGACCGGTTTATACAGTAAATCCAGATAAGGAATCGATTCCGTATTACGATAATAATTCCGGAGATACAGAACCGCTTTTACCTGCAACCGAGGTTATGGCTAGGGTGTTGAGCGATCTTGAAAAAGCAGAAACTTTTTTAGCTAACGATATTATTATCGAGTATGGACCTTTAGATATAGGTTTGGGGGTAATCATTGATGATCTGAGTAAGTATTACTTAAGCAGACAGTACCGCTTTAATTATTATGCAGCAAAAGCACTACAAGCCAGAGTACATTTATATGCCGGAAATACGACGGAGGCTTATAATGCAGCTACATTTGTTATTGAAAATGCTTCGGAATGGTTCCCTTGGACCGATGAAGCAGATATATTTACGGAAGCTGCCAATCCCGATCGTTCGTTTTCTAATGAAATTGTGTTTGGCTTAATTAATACAGCAATGTACGACAGACACCGTAGTTATTTTGCACCATCAGTGGTAGATAATAAAATTTTAACTGCCGATGAGTTTAATTTAGAGCAGGTTTTTGAATTTAATACGCTGGATTACCGTTATAATTCAACCTGGCAGCAACCAGGATCTGGAGCCAAGCCGTACAAAACGTTTTTAAAATATGCTGATGTTAACGATAACAGAACAACATTCAGATTTAAACAATCTTTAATTCGATTAACGGAAATGTATTATATCGCAGCCGAAACCGAAACCGATTCGGTAAAAGCGTTGCAGTATATTAACACGGTTAGAAATAACCGAGGTTTACAGAGTTTAACGACTGCCGATAATATTCAAAATGAAATTCTAAAAGAGTACCGTAAAGAGTTTTATGGAGAAGGTCAGTTATTCTTTTATTACAAGCGCTTAAATGTACAATCAATTCCAAGCGGAACGTCTGGTGTATCACCTTACCAGATGGGAGCCGATCAGTATGTTGTGCCATTGCCGACATCAGAAACCGAATACCGTAATTAAAAATAGCAAGATGATGAAAAAATATTTATATATGCCAGTTTTGGCCTGTTGTATACTAATAAGTTTAGTGTCTTGTGCCACAGATGAACTGCCTGTATTCGATACTACTATTAGTAATATTTATTTCGAATGGGCAAAAGAAGGAAGAGAAAATTATTCGCAAACCCTAGATAGTATTGATGTAACGTTCGCTTTAGAATTACCTTCGGTAACAGACACTATAATAAATGTGCCTGTTAAAATTTTAGGTTATACATCTGAAATGGATAGAGATGTAAACATTAGTGTGGTAACCTCTGGAACAACTGCTGTTGAAGGAGTTCATTATGAAATTCCGTCGTCGGTTGTTATGCCTGCAGATTCTGTAAGAGCTTATGTTCCTGTAACATTAAAAAGAGATGCTTCTTTAAAAGATGGTATCGTGTCTTTAAAATTCCAACTTGTAGAAAATGAGTACTTCAAAACAGCTATTTTTTCTACTGAAGAATATTACAACGTAAACCGTGAATTAAGCTTTACAGAGTTTGAAATTTCATTCTCAGATATTTTAACGAAACCAGCCTATTGGAACCGAACTTTCGATGGTTATTTAGGAAACTGGACTGCTAAGAAAGTGTATTTAATTGCCGAATTGGCTGGTGTAAGTGTTGAGAAACTAACCGTTACGCCTTCTATTCAGGAGCTTTTTGCTTTCACAAGAATTTTAAGAGACCATTTAAAAGCGCAACAATTGGCCGGAACGCCAGTATTGGAAGATGATGGAACAGAAATGGCTGTTGGACCTTATGCCGCTTTAATCTAAAATATTAAACATGATGATTTTAAAAATAAAATTTCAGCAACTGTTCGCGCTGCTTGTAACGCTAATGTTGGCTGTTTCTTGTATGGATGATTTAGGTAATTACGATTACCAGGATATTAACGAAGTAGCATTCGGGAATATTGATGAAAAATATGTTGTAAAGCGATTCGATAATCTGGTAATTAATCCGGAAGTATATTTTAGGCTTGATGAAAGTGGAATGGGAGAATATGAATACCGTTGGGTTGCCGTTAAAGATACAGGAATAGGAATACAGGAGTTAACCGAACTATCGGAAAGTAAAAATCTGGACGAGGTTATTTCGCTAGTACCAGGTGACTATTTTGGTTATTATTTCGTGAAGGATGTAAAAACCGGAATAGAAACGCAATACCGTTTTGATATTGAAGTTACCAACTCAATTTATGAAGGCTGGTTGGTTTTGAGTGATGGTACAGATGCTCCTCAATTAGATATGATATCGCTTATTGACGGAGAGTACAGTCCTATTTATAATGTACTGGATGGTTCTGGAATTGAACTAGGTGGTGAAGCCGGATTTGTATATACCTTTGGATATGATATAAATTTTTACGGCATTTATGTGTCCACATCGGGTAATGGTACCACTAAGATACATCCGGATACCTTCGAATGGTTGCCTACCTATACCATAGCAAACGAATTTGTAACACCGCAACCTGCCGATCTGGAATTAGATAATTTAGAATCGCAATCTGGAAGAACAGGTTTTGCCTTATTTGGCGGCAATGCGTATTATTATAACACTGTTATTGGTACGGCTTACAGTAGTCCGATTAATATTTTGGGAGGAACACAGTTTGAAGTGTCTCCAATGATAGGTAAAGGAGGGCAAACGACCTATTCGGCCATGTACGATAATACTAATAAACGTTTTGTAAGGTCGTACCGTGGGCGCATGTATACGTTTGCAGCATCGGCTTCTACCAAGTTCGATTATAACAACACTGGCATGGAACTGGTTTATATGAAAAGTAATGATTATGGTGGTTACAACGGTGCTGCTGTATTTAGTATACTACGTGATCCTGCTACATCAAAATATTATCTTGCCGTTTTCAATATGAGTAATTCTGCTCAGCTATACTATGGTGAAATTACAGATCCTAATTTTGCACAAGCTTCTAATATTACCGTTAATCCTGTTTACGGTTACTTATATTACAATATTGGATCTAAAGTATATCGATACGATTGGAATCCTGAAATACCGGCAACAAGGTTGGAGTTAGATGCAGGTAATGACGAAATTACCATGCTTAAATTCCATGATTTTATTGGAGGTAAAGCTGAATATGTTACAATGCAAAATCATTTAATTGTTGGTCGCCATAATGGTACCGAAGGAAAACTGGAGTTTTACGATGTATTAAATTTAAATCAACCTTTAAATTTAGTAGACACCTATTCTGGTTTTGGTAAAGTGAAAAGTATTAGTTACAGACAGCGTTAGAAATAATAAAAAAATGAATTAAAATGGGAGATTTTTGTATTGTACATTATCTCCTGTTTTTTCAATTAATTAGATGTAAATGAAAAATTTTTATAAAATAATTGTTTTAGCAATTACATTTTTATTGAGTTGTTCAAGTTTTTCTCAAACCAAATTTATTAAAGCATCATGGGAAGAAGTACTTATGCAAGCCAAAAAAGAAAATAAATTAATATTTGTCGATTTGTATTTTACCGGGTGTTTTCCTTGTAAGCAAATGGACGATAAGGTGTTTCCTGATTCTAGAGTGGCAGAGGTGTTAAATACATCGTTTATCGCTTTTAAATCAGATATTTTTAAGGAAGATATTGGTAAGAAAATTGCCCGGAAATATGGTGTCACAGGTTTTCCTTCGTTTATTGTTTTAGATGCTAACGGAAATACTATAGAGGTGACTTCAGGGTATCATAGTGTAGAGGAATTAGTCGCAGTATTAGAATTGGCAAAGTCTAATGAGAGTAAAAAACAATTTAAAGCGTATTCAAAAAAAATACAAGGTGATTATCCACAGTTTTATAACGATGCATATCTAAAGAACAAACGACAAGTGTCTTTCGAGGTGGTCGATGCGTATTTAAAATCTCAGAAAAATTTAAGTGAAGAAATACCATTTTTAATCATTACAGGTCTACGAATTGGAGGAGAATATGCCGATTACATTATAGAAAATGCAACATCACTTTCCAGTGCTTATGGACATGTGCCTGTACGAAACTATATAGCTTCTACAGTGAACTTAAAAGCAAAGGTTTTTGCAAATAATAATGATATTGATGGTTTTAATAAACTTTTAAGTAAAGTTAAGCCTCATTTTACCGAAAGTGAATGGGAACGATTTAGTGCGGGTTTTGATAAAACTTTTGAGAAAAACAAAGGTGAATCGAAATAGAAAAGAAATAGATATATATTTAAAAACAGAAAAGATAATTTAGAATTAAAATGAAGCAAATTAAAACTTTAGCATTATTAATTGTGGTAGGTGGTGTGTTTGCCTGCAAAGCAAATCGGTCACATCCTAATTTTGTTGAAATATCAGGAACTATACATAATGCTAAATCTAAAGAGGTTACGCTTTATACTATGGGAGG includes the following:
- a CDS encoding RagB/SusD family nutrient uptake outer membrane protein; protein product: MKHIVALITLLMLVSCDDYLDVKPEDKLLEEQVFESEASILNALNGIYTNMTKNSTYGGNLTMTAVEALGQRYKVANTSHDWNLIANYDYESSRAISVFNAIWADQYVNILNINNFIAGIEANPGTLDPDKESMVLGEAYGLRAMLHFDLLRLFGPVYTVNPDKESIPYYDNNSGDTEPLLPATEVMARVLSDLEKAETFLANDIIIEYGPLDIGLGVIIDDLSKYYLSRQYRFNYYAAKALQARVHLYAGNTTEAYNAATFVIENASEWFPWTDEADIFTEAANPDRSFSNEIVFGLINTAMYDRHRSYFAPSVVDNKILTADEFNLEQVFEFNTLDYRYNSTWQQPGSGAKPYKTFLKYADVNDNRTTFRFKQSLIRLTEMYYIAAETETDSVKALQYINTVRNNRGLQSLTTADNIQNEILKEYRKEFYGEGQLFFYYKRLNVQSIPSGTSGVSPYQMGADQYVVPLPTSETEYRN
- a CDS encoding DUF4843 domain-containing protein, producing the protein MMKKYLYMPVLACCILISLVSCATDELPVFDTTISNIYFEWAKEGRENYSQTLDSIDVTFALELPSVTDTIINVPVKILGYTSEMDRDVNISVVTSGTTAVEGVHYEIPSSVVMPADSVRAYVPVTLKRDASLKDGIVSLKFQLVENEYFKTAIFSTEEYYNVNRELSFTEFEISFSDILTKPAYWNRTFDGYLGNWTAKKVYLIAELAGVSVEKLTVTPSIQELFAFTRILRDHLKAQQLAGTPVLEDDGTEMAVGPYAALI
- a CDS encoding PKD-like family lipoprotein, translating into MMILKIKFQQLFALLVTLMLAVSCMDDLGNYDYQDINEVAFGNIDEKYVVKRFDNLVINPEVYFRLDESGMGEYEYRWVAVKDTGIGIQELTELSESKNLDEVISLVPGDYFGYYFVKDVKTGIETQYRFDIEVTNSIYEGWLVLSDGTDAPQLDMISLIDGEYSPIYNVLDGSGIELGGEAGFVYTFGYDINFYGIYVSTSGNGTTKIHPDTFEWLPTYTIANEFVTPQPADLELDNLESQSGRTGFALFGGNAYYYNTVIGTAYSSPINILGGTQFEVSPMIGKGGQTTYSAMYDNTNKRFVRSYRGRMYTFAASASTKFDYNNTGMELVYMKSNDYGGYNGAAVFSILRDPATSKYYLAVFNMSNSAQLYYGEITDPNFAQASNITVNPVYGYLYYNIGSKVYRYDWNPEIPATRLELDAGNDEITMLKFHDFIGGKAEYVTMQNHLIVGRHNGTEGKLEFYDVLNLNQPLNLVDTYSGFGKVKSISYRQR
- a CDS encoding thioredoxin family protein, coding for MKNFYKIIVLAITFLLSCSSFSQTKFIKASWEEVLMQAKKENKLIFVDLYFTGCFPCKQMDDKVFPDSRVAEVLNTSFIAFKSDIFKEDIGKKIARKYGVTGFPSFIVLDANGNTIEVTSGYHSVEELVAVLELAKSNESKKQFKAYSKKIQGDYPQFYNDAYLKNKRQVSFEVVDAYLKSQKNLSEEIPFLIITGLRIGGEYADYIIENATSLSSAYGHVPVRNYIASTVNLKAKVFANNNDIDGFNKLLSKVKPHFTESEWERFSAGFDKTFEKNKGESK